From the Pseudomonas lalucatii genome, the window CGGGGAACCCGGTGATTCGGTCAACGGCAGGCGCGCGGTCAGGGCGAAGATGCCCAACTGCTGCAACGCATGACTGGAGGTATCACCCCCGGCGATAACCGCGCGCTGCAGCTGCTCCTGCTCAATCAGCTGCTTGAGAATCTTGCCGAGAAACTCGCCGATCCGATGGCGGAAGGCTTCGCTCATCTCCTCCTTCGCCACCAGGTTGGAGTCCGGCCCCTTGGCGGTGTAGAGCACCACGCTCAAGCCATTGCGAAGCGCCGCCAGCCCCTGCTCCACCGCCTCTTGCAGCGCGGACTCGCGCTCCCCATCGAGCACCAGCCGACGCGGATCCAGTGCGATGGTCGCGAAGCCATTCTTCTCGGCGCAGGCGATCTGGCGAGCGGTCACCTGTGAGCAGCTGCCGGAGACCACGGCAATCCGGTCTACCGCGCCGGGCGAGGTGAAGTCGGACTGGCCCGGGATCACCCCTTGCTCAGCCCAGGCTTTCACCAGTGCATATTCGACACCGGAAGACCCGACGACAAACTGGCCACCCGCCTTGCGTGTCCGGCACAGCTGGCGCCCGACCTCGCGCTGGATCGTGACATCGGGCACGTCATAGAGCAGCACCTCGTCCGGACCAGCCATCAGCCGATCGATGCAGGCGTCCACATCGGCGCTCCCGAGCGCCACCAGGTCGGCCAGGGCAATCTGCTTGTCGGTCTGCTTGCCCAAATGAACACGCAGGTCGCTGTCGGCCATCGGCGTGACCGGATGGCGACTCATGACCGGGTGGCGATCCAGGCGGTAAGTCGTCCCGTTCACCGTAGCGAACAGGTGGCCGAACGCGGTATAGCGCTTGAGCTGCGGTGCGCCGACCACGACCGGGGTGAGCGGTTGGTCGAATAACCGATGGCCAATATCCAGCGCCTTGCCAATGCTGCCAACCTGCGGCGCGCTGTCAAAGGTCGAACAAACCTTGTAGTGGCAGAAATCCGCGTTCAGGCTCTTGAGCCAGGTAAAGGCCGTCGGCAGGTGCTGCTCCATCCATTGCGGTGACTCGCTCCGGCTAGTGCCTGCCAGGCCGATGGCCCGGCACTCCGCAAAACGGGCCCGCTGCTCGGGGCTCGGCGGCTTGAGGAAGAGCACGGTCGGCACGCCGTGCAGGGTCAAAGATTCCATGACATCGGTTGAGCCGGTCAGGTCGTCGCCATAGTAGGACAGCAGCAAGTCGGTACTCATGAGCGGAACGCCTTGATTGCGTCGGCCAGCGCCGGGTGTTCCTTGGCATAGGTTTCCAGCGCGATGCCCTGCACCGTTGCATCCCACGCCTGGCGCAGGCTGCTTACACCGCCCTGGATGCCGCCGGGGTGAGCCATGATGCCGCCGCCACAACAATAAATCAGGTCGGTATTGCCCAACGCCGCATAGGTGTCGGCTACCTGCTCGGCACTCTGGGCAGAGGAAAACACCGGCATGATGGTGCAGCCGTTGTGC encodes:
- a CDS encoding four-carbon acid sugar kinase family protein yields the protein MSTDLLLSYYGDDLTGSTDVMESLTLHGVPTVLFLKPPSPEQRARFAECRAIGLAGTSRSESPQWMEQHLPTAFTWLKSLNADFCHYKVCSTFDSAPQVGSIGKALDIGHRLFDQPLTPVVVGAPQLKRYTAFGHLFATVNGTTYRLDRHPVMSRHPVTPMADSDLRVHLGKQTDKQIALADLVALGSADVDACIDRLMAGPDEVLLYDVPDVTIQREVGRQLCRTRKAGGQFVVGSSGVEYALVKAWAEQGVIPGQSDFTSPGAVDRIAVVSGSCSQVTARQIACAEKNGFATIALDPRRLVLDGERESALQEAVEQGLAALRNGLSVVLYTAKGPDSNLVAKEEMSEAFRHRIGEFLGKILKQLIEQEQLQRAVIAGGDTSSHALQQLGIFALTARLPLTESPGSPLCTAYSENPAFDGLQIALKGGQIGTDAYFSSIRDGIR